In Pocillopora verrucosa isolate sample1 chromosome 13, ASM3666991v2, whole genome shotgun sequence, one genomic interval encodes:
- the LOC131770141 gene encoding uncharacterized protein produces MERDMGLEIYPDVTRQHVCVDTKCDAAMKKVPLGSIAELPAESCTEVRASEGNDVENKKHWIYSDEKSLPIEALCEGSWQKVNGEYSVCFGAKDNQYGSVTIPKSGRLRAMKLIHKSGSLRCNRVTGSSFWGCTYSAYNGKLSTIITDADKNAVLPPDEDLEGLNVSQSHGCGTEKHFYSLDGTSHNSTVLVFRNLSNPLSVSRDQELQIWYGQDLKDCSERGNSGETCVDVFAWYE; encoded by the exons ATGGAAAGGGATATGGGACTAGAAATCTATCCAGATGTCACAAGACAG CACGTGTGTGTGGATACAAAGTGTGATGCAGCCATGAAAAAAG TACCCCTGGGATCTATCGCCGAGCTTCCAGCTGAATCGTGCACAGAGGTTAGAGCAAGTGAAGGAAATGATGTGGAAAATAAGAAACACTGGATATACTCTGATGAGAAAAGTTTGCCAATAGAGGCTCTTTGTGAAG GTAGCTGGCAGAAGGTAAATGGTGAATATTCTGTCTGCTTTGGAGCGAAAGATAATCAGTATGGTTCCGTGACAATCCCCAAAAGTGGACGTCTCCGAGCCATGAAGCTCATCCACAAATCAGGATCGTTACGCTGCAATCGCGTAACTGGCTCATCGTTCTGGGGTTGCACTTACAGTGCATATAATGGAAAACTATCGACAATTATAACAGATGCTGATAAAAACGCCGTCCTACCTCCTGATGAAGACCTAGAAGGGTTAAATGTCTCACAATCTCACGGATGTGGCACCGAAAAACACTTTTACAGTCTCGATGGGACCAGCCACAATTCTACTGTACTGGTTTTTCGCAACCTTTCGAATCCGTTGTCTGTGTCACGCGATCAAGAGTTACAGATATGGTACGGACAAGATCTGAAAGACTGTTCGGAACGTGGGAACAGTGGTGAAACTTGTGTTGATGTGTTTGCATGGTACGAGTAA